One segment of Trachemys scripta elegans isolate TJP31775 chromosome 1, CAS_Tse_1.0, whole genome shotgun sequence DNA contains the following:
- the PTHLH gene encoding parathyroid hormone-related protein isoform X1: MVTKLFQHWSFAVFLLSYSVPCYGRSLEGTSRRLKRAVSEHQLLHDKGKSIQDLRRRIFLQNLIEGVNTAEIRATSEVSPNPKPPTNTKNYPVRCGSEDEGKYLTQETNKAQTYKEQPLKTSGKKKKPKPGKRKEQEKKKRRTRSAWPNSRGSGNGNEGVPLLDISGTTHDHNLRRR, translated from the exons ATGGTCACTAAACTGTTCCAGCATTGGAGTTTCGCAGTCTTCCTGCTGAGTTATTCTGTCCCCTGTTATGGGAGATCACTAGAGGGGACCAGCCGCAGACT CAAAAGAGCTGTATCAGAGCATCAGCTACTGCATGACAAAGGGAAGTCTATCCAAGATCTACGAAGGAGGATCTTCCTTCAAAATCTCATTGAAGGTGTTAACACAGCAGAGATCCGGGCTACTTCAGAAGTTTCTCCAAACCCTAAGCCTCCGACTAACACAAAGAACTACCCTGTCCGATGTGGCAGTGAAGATGAGGGTAAATACCTAACTCAGGAGACAAACAAAGCTCAGACATACAAAGAGCAGCCCCTGAAGACATCGGGAAAGAAGAAGAAACCAAAGCCTGGAAAACGCAaggaacaagaaaagaaaaagaggcgAACCCGCTCAGCATGGCCAAATTCTAGAGGGTCTGGTAATGGAAATGAAGGGGTCCCCCTCTTGGACATCTCTGGTACTACACATGATCACAATTTAAG GAGGCGTTGA
- the PTHLH gene encoding parathyroid hormone-related protein isoform X2, which produces MVTKLFQHWSFAVFLLSYSVPCYGRSLEGTSRRLKRAVSEHQLLHDKGKSIQDLRRRIFLQNLIEGVNTAEIRATSEVSPNPKPPTNTKNYPVRCGSEDEGKYLTQETNKAQTYKEQPLKTSGKKKKPKPGKRKEQEKKKRRTRSAWPNSRGSGNGNEGVPLLDISGTTHDHNLR; this is translated from the exons ATGGTCACTAAACTGTTCCAGCATTGGAGTTTCGCAGTCTTCCTGCTGAGTTATTCTGTCCCCTGTTATGGGAGATCACTAGAGGGGACCAGCCGCAGACT CAAAAGAGCTGTATCAGAGCATCAGCTACTGCATGACAAAGGGAAGTCTATCCAAGATCTACGAAGGAGGATCTTCCTTCAAAATCTCATTGAAGGTGTTAACACAGCAGAGATCCGGGCTACTTCAGAAGTTTCTCCAAACCCTAAGCCTCCGACTAACACAAAGAACTACCCTGTCCGATGTGGCAGTGAAGATGAGGGTAAATACCTAACTCAGGAGACAAACAAAGCTCAGACATACAAAGAGCAGCCCCTGAAGACATCGGGAAAGAAGAAGAAACCAAAGCCTGGAAAACGCAaggaacaagaaaagaaaaagaggcgAACCCGCTCAGCATGGCCAAATTCTAGAGGGTCTGGTAATGGAAATGAAGGGGTCCCCCTCTTGGACATCTCTGGTACTACACATGATCACAATTTAAGGTAA